In Lotus japonicus ecotype B-129 chromosome 5, LjGifu_v1.2, one genomic interval encodes:
- the LOC130719449 gene encoding WRKY transcription factor 28-like, whose amino-acid sequence MADYWGDLYAIFQDPPPPTTTTSTTTNTTPPCLASFTFNENYNKAFSFPNILQQPLIITSCLYRSVPPPPINTNITPPSSDSFTYDAGYNEPFSFPIDTNTTLPSLTSFNNEPFSFPINTNTTLPSLTSFNNEPFSFPINTNTTLPSLTSFNNETFSFPINTNTTPPSLASLTFNEEPLIITDEYVDELDQMLASTTTSTTTTSSNNGIILNPNSLPDFAGQSHHLPPNPVLLAPPSKEPRPHMQKQQKQVFQVETSRELAKGRKSEQKKKVLHVTEDDKLSSDSWAWRKYGQKSIKGAPNPRENKQMETVFYDELPPSDKWTWRKYGTKSIKGTPHPRNYYKCSSFKNCTARKWVQRSSSEAHKFIITYKGEHSHQEEAVFLLPSPFF is encoded by the exons ATGGCTGACTACTGGGGGGATCTCTATGCCATCTTCCAAGATCCACCACctcctaccaccaccacctccaccaccaccaacaccacacCACCTTGTTTAGCCAGTTTTACTTTCAACGAAAATTACAATAAGGCCTTTTCTTTTCCCAATATACTGCAGCAACCTTTAATTATAACCAGTTGCTTGTATCGTTCAGTTCCACCACCTCCCATCAACACCAACATCACACCACCTTCCTCAGACAGTTTCACTTACGATGCAGGTTATAATGAGCCATTTTCATTTCCCATCGACACCAACACCACACTACCCTCCTTGACCAGTTTTAACAATGAGCCATTTTCATTTCCCATCAACACCAACACCACACTACCCTCCTTGACCAGTTTTAACAATGAGCCATTTTCATTTCCCATCAACACCAACACCACACTACCCTCCTTGACCAGTTTTAACAATGAGACATTTTCTTTTCCCATCAACACCAACACCACACCACCTTCGTTGGCCAGTCTCACTTTCAATGAAGAACCTTTAATTATAACCGATGAGTATGTTGATGAGCTAGACCAAATGCTCGCATCCACCACAACAAGTACTACAACTACTAGTAGTAATAATGGTATCATTCTCAATCCCAATTCCCTCCCTGATTTTGCAGGACAAAGCCACCACCTTCCTCCTAATCCTGTGCTTCTTGCCCCTCCTTCCAAGGAACCGAGACCACATATGCAGAAGCAACAGAAacaggtttttcaagttgaaacaTCCAGAGAATTAGCCAAAGGAAG AAAAAGCGAACAGAAGAAAAAGGTGCTCCATGTCACTGAAGATGATAAACTCTCATCAGATTCGTGGGCATGGCGTAAATATGGACAAAAATCCATCAAGGGTGCTCCAAATCCAAG AGAAAACAAACAGATGGAAACAGTCTTCTATGATGAACTCCCACCTTCAGATAAGTGGACATGGCGTAAATATGGAACAAAATCCATCAAGGGTACTCCACATCCAAG GAACTATTATAAGTGTAGCAGCTTCAAAAATTGTACCGCGCGAAAGTGGGTTCAACGGAGCAGCAGTGAAGCACACAAGTTCATCATCACGTACAAAGGAGAACACTCCCATCAAGAAGAAGCTGTCTTCCTGCTCCCATCTCCATTTTTTTAG